Proteins from a single region of Sphingomonas sp.:
- the phaR gene encoding polyhydroxyalkanoate synthesis repressor PhaR: protein MKKAAPGTGPVIIKKYANRRLYNTETSSYITLDHLAAMTREGRDFKVIDAKTEDDITHNVLTQIIMEEEARGSQMLPVNFLRQLISLYGDSMQAMVPGYLEASMESFRRNQEQFKSTIEGAFANSPFAEMAKRNMAMFEAASAAFKPGQAGAAPEAPAAQAGDDVSALKAELARLRDKIEKLGK from the coding sequence ATGAAGAAAGCAGCGCCTGGCACCGGTCCGGTCATCATCAAGAAGTATGCGAACCGCCGCCTCTACAACACCGAGACCTCGTCCTATATCACGCTCGATCATCTCGCGGCGATGACGCGCGAAGGCCGTGACTTCAAGGTCATCGATGCCAAGACCGAAGACGATATCACGCACAATGTGCTGACCCAGATCATCATGGAAGAGGAAGCGCGCGGATCGCAGATGCTGCCGGTCAATTTCCTGCGCCAGCTGATCTCGCTCTACGGCGATTCGATGCAGGCGATGGTGCCCGGCTATCTCGAAGCCTCGATGGAGAGCTTCCGCCGCAACCAGGAGCAGTTCAAGTCGACGATCGAGGGCGCCTTCGCCAATTCGCCCTTCGCCGAGATGGCCAAGCGCAACATGGCGATGTTCGAAGCGGCTTCGGCGGCGTTCAAGCCGGGCCAGGCCGGGGCCGCTCCCGAGGCGCCGGCGGCACAGGCCGGTGACGATGTCTCGGCGCTGAAGGCGGAACTGGCGCGGCTTCGGGACAAGATCGAGAAGCTGGGGAAGTAA
- a CDS encoding methyl-accepting chemotaxis protein, protein MPRRIRSLLSVLREEVDSYAATSEEIATRTNLLALNAAIEAARSGEAGRGFSVVAQEVKALAQQARGASLEFRSEVGERLAKGASIADEMVAEIEGSRLVELAQALIHNVTRQIYGRSLDLRLLASDAEIVAATLDPGPENLAAAQARLELLTATSPYYVTAFVADAAGRIILCSNPNARVKQTNLADAPQFLKAMASWRSTDWFTDEVWQNPWSDHRAVLVLVTGIRARGVEGAPAGAFYLEFDWESHIQAMISDKSLFGERDWARTRISIVDQSDRVVADSSGSRYGEIVPLPANAVRGAEVRGESTVAFATAQDYLGFGGLGLRCVIEQKMLSADEIDEALGGLRARSARG, encoded by the coding sequence ATGCCGCGCCGCATCCGATCCCTGCTGTCCGTCCTCCGCGAGGAAGTCGATAGCTACGCCGCCACCAGCGAAGAGATCGCGACGCGGACCAATCTGCTCGCCCTCAATGCCGCGATCGAGGCCGCCCGCTCCGGCGAAGCCGGGCGCGGCTTCTCGGTCGTCGCCCAGGAAGTGAAGGCGCTGGCCCAGCAGGCGCGCGGCGCGTCCCTCGAATTCCGCTCCGAAGTCGGCGAGCGGCTCGCCAAGGGCGCCAGCATCGCCGACGAGATGGTCGCCGAGATCGAAGGCAGCCGGCTGGTCGAGCTCGCCCAGGCGCTGATCCACAACGTCACCCGCCAGATCTATGGCCGCAGCCTCGATCTGCGCCTGCTCGCCTCCGACGCCGAGATCGTCGCCGCCACGCTCGATCCCGGCCCCGAAAATCTTGCCGCGGCGCAGGCCCGGCTCGAACTGCTGACCGCGACCTCGCCCTATTACGTCACCGCCTTCGTCGCCGATGCCGCGGGCCGCATCATCCTCTGTTCGAACCCGAATGCGCGGGTGAAGCAGACCAACCTCGCCGACGCGCCGCAATTCCTCAAGGCGATGGCAAGCTGGCGCAGCACCGACTGGTTCACCGACGAGGTCTGGCAAAACCCCTGGTCCGATCACCGCGCCGTGCTGGTCCTCGTCACCGGCATCCGCGCCCGCGGCGTCGAGGGCGCGCCCGCCGGCGCCTTCTATCTGGAATTCGACTGGGAGAGCCACATCCAGGCGATGATCTCCGACAAGTCGCTGTTCGGCGAGCGCGACTGGGCCCGCACCCGGATCAGCATCGTCGATCAGTCCGATCGCGTCGTCGCCGATTCGTCGGGCTCGCGCTATGGCGAGATCGTGCCGCTGCCCGCCAACGCCGTGCGCGGCGCCGAGGTGCGCGGCGAATCGACCGTCGCCTTCGCGACAGCCCAGGATTATCTCGGCTTTGGCGGCCTCGGCCTGCGCTGCGTCATCGAACAGAAGATGCTGAGCGCCGACGAGATCGACGAAGCGCTGGGTGGGCTCAGGGCACGCAGCGCGCGCGGTTAG
- a CDS encoding methyltransferase domain-containing protein, producing the protein MRQTFAHPLALLALATVTACASDYRPALDASVAAPTRTAANVARDPYRHPAETLAFFGVKPGDTVVEIWPGGGWYTEILAPYTAKKGKYYAAAPWPDGLKAVQALQAGDHATYGHIQVAAFPAAQGQPRVPDGSADVVLTFRNVHNWRMGYQRQGADYSMEAFAQMFAMLKKGGILGIEDHRLPESAASEREKTSGYLKVSTVRLLAEAAGFRFVGASEINANPRDTADWPNGVWTLPPSYRLKDVDRARYTAIGESDRMTLKFVKP; encoded by the coding sequence ATGCGCCAGACCTTCGCCCATCCTCTGGCGCTACTGGCGCTCGCCACGGTCACCGCCTGCGCCAGCGATTATCGCCCCGCGCTCGACGCCAGCGTCGCCGCGCCGACGCGCACGGCGGCGAACGTCGCGCGCGATCCCTATCGCCACCCCGCCGAAACGCTCGCCTTCTTCGGGGTGAAGCCCGGCGACACGGTGGTCGAGATCTGGCCCGGCGGCGGCTGGTACACCGAGATCCTCGCGCCCTATACCGCGAAGAAGGGAAAATATTACGCGGCGGCGCCCTGGCCGGACGGGCTCAAGGCGGTGCAGGCGCTGCAGGCCGGGGACCACGCCACCTATGGCCATATCCAGGTCGCCGCCTTCCCCGCCGCGCAGGGCCAGCCGCGCGTGCCCGATGGCAGTGCCGATGTCGTCCTCACCTTCCGCAACGTCCATAACTGGCGGATGGGCTATCAGCGCCAGGGCGCGGATTATTCGATGGAAGCCTTCGCCCAGATGTTCGCGATGCTCAAAAAGGGCGGCATCCTCGGGATCGAGGATCACCGCCTGCCCGAAAGCGCCGCCAGCGAGCGCGAGAAGACCAGCGGCTATCTCAAGGTCTCGACCGTCCGCCTCCTCGCCGAAGCGGCGGGGTTCAGGTTCGTCGGCGCCTCCGAGATCAATGCCAATCCCAGGGACACCGCCGACTGGCCCAACGGCGTCTGGACCCTGCCGCCCAGCTACCGGCTCAAGGATGTCGACCGCGCCAGATACACGGCGATCGGCGAGAGCGACCGGATGACGCTGAAGTTCGTCAAGCCGTAG
- a CDS encoding aspartyl protease family protein — protein MLAMLALAAATQEPVLAADSEARWVPFELTASNQIRFTIQAGGRDVSAILDTGISISVVSRGFADTLGLKHLESGRATAIGGAIPIDLAAAPRVAFGGLSRTGGRVAVADMAGIPGVSAEIYVGADLLGCCAIDIDYPARRFRILPSGRMPFTGDTAPLSKVRGSGVFVTEFTLGTRRLRPILVDTGDGSSLTLTSQAWTTARPPGTRVTTTLGYGAGGALVSDAAILPGIMLGGRATGETELRIEAAGGFSQMAGTAGRIGTGLLMRYRVLLDPGAGRMVLRPDPAAERTPLRSTSGLLVNYANGALRILHVMRGSPAEQAGFAAGERICAADGQPVREDVEADGKVDWTVGTPGRVVRLRECDGRERTITLRAFY, from the coding sequence ATGCTCGCCATGCTGGCCCTTGCCGCCGCCACGCAGGAGCCGGTTCTCGCGGCCGATAGCGAAGCGCGCTGGGTGCCGTTCGAGCTGACCGCCAGCAACCAGATCCGCTTCACGATCCAGGCCGGCGGCCGTGACGTCAGCGCCATTCTCGACACCGGCATCAGCATCAGCGTCGTATCGCGTGGCTTCGCCGATACGCTTGGGCTCAAGCATCTCGAAAGCGGGCGCGCGACCGCGATCGGCGGCGCCATCCCGATCGACCTCGCCGCGGCCCCGCGCGTGGCGTTCGGCGGATTGAGCCGCACCGGCGGGCGCGTCGCGGTCGCCGATATGGCGGGCATCCCCGGCGTTTCGGCCGAAATCTATGTCGGCGCCGATCTGCTCGGCTGCTGCGCCATCGACATCGACTATCCCGCCCGCCGCTTTCGTATCCTGCCCAGCGGCCGCATGCCCTTCACTGGCGACACGGCACCTTTGTCCAAGGTTCGCGGCAGCGGCGTCTTCGTCACCGAATTCACCCTTGGCACCCGCCGCCTGCGCCCGATCCTCGTCGATACCGGCGACGGTTCGTCGCTGACCCTGACATCGCAAGCCTGGACCACGGCCCGCCCGCCCGGCACCCGCGTCACCACCACGCTCGGCTATGGCGCCGGCGGCGCGCTCGTCAGCGACGCGGCGATCCTGCCCGGCATCATGCTTGGCGGCCGCGCCACCGGCGAGACGGAGCTGCGCATCGAAGCGGCGGGAGGCTTCTCGCAAATGGCGGGCACCGCCGGGCGGATCGGCACCGGGTTGCTGATGCGCTATCGCGTGCTGCTCGATCCCGGCGCGGGCCGAATGGTACTGCGCCCCGATCCCGCCGCCGAACGCACGCCGCTGCGCTCGACCAGCGGGCTGCTGGTCAATTATGCGAACGGCGCGCTGCGGATTTTGCACGTCATGCGCGGATCGCCCGCCGAACAGGCCGGCTTCGCCGCGGGCGAGCGCATCTGCGCCGCCGATGGCCAGCCGGTCCGCGAGGATGTCGAGGCCGATGGCAAGGTTGACTGGACCGTCGGCACGCCCGGCCGCGTCGTCCGCCTGCGGGAATGCGACGGCCGCGAGCGCACGATCACGCTGCGCGCCTTTTATTAG
- a CDS encoding aspartyl/asparaginyl beta-hydroxylase domain-containing protein, whose amino-acid sequence MKAESIAGGALEREADERADDAPLAAARSRPLLIRYGKHLRGGFDRLIAASSLVPDEAVLDVRDFAWTQQLRENWQAIRDEALAAALAPDATPPLAAISPDHRAIAHPAKWRSCFLWGYGYSVPENIHRCPVTASLVEGIPGLNSAFFSILAPGTHIPPHRGVTKGLITCHLGLIIPRDGDARMRLEDRVVRWAEGETLIFDDTRDHEVWNDTSGTRIVLAIQFRRPLRNPGRWIAESLLGLVRRSAFVQEARANLRVWSQENRALEH is encoded by the coding sequence GTGAAGGCCGAATCCATTGCCGGCGGCGCGTTGGAGCGCGAAGCAGACGAGCGCGCCGATGACGCGCCGCTCGCCGCCGCGCGCAGCCGGCCGCTGCTGATCAGATACGGCAAGCATCTGCGCGGCGGCTTCGACCGGCTGATCGCGGCGTCTTCGCTGGTGCCCGACGAGGCCGTGCTCGATGTCCGCGATTTCGCCTGGACCCAGCAATTGCGCGAGAACTGGCAGGCGATCCGCGACGAGGCGCTGGCCGCCGCGCTCGCGCCCGATGCCACCCCGCCCCTCGCCGCGATTTCCCCCGATCACCGCGCCATCGCCCACCCCGCCAAGTGGCGATCCTGCTTCCTGTGGGGATATGGCTATTCGGTCCCCGAGAATATCCATCGCTGCCCGGTCACCGCGTCGCTGGTCGAGGGCATTCCGGGGCTCAACAGCGCCTTCTTTTCGATCCTCGCGCCGGGCACGCACATTCCGCCGCATCGCGGCGTCACCAAGGGGCTGATCACCTGCCATCTCGGCCTGATCATCCCGCGCGACGGCGATGCCCGGATGCGCCTCGAAGACCGGGTGGTGCGCTGGGCCGAGGGCGAGACCCTGATATTCGACGATACCCGCGATCATGAGGTGTGGAACGACACGTCGGGCACGCGGATCGTGCTCGCGATCCAGTTCCGCCGCCCCCTGCGCAATCCCGGGCGCTGGATCGCCGAGAGCCTTCTCGGCCTCGTCCGCCGCTCGGCCTTCGTCCAGGAAGCGCGCGCCAATCTGCGCGTCTGGAGCCAGGAGAATCGTGCACTCGAGCATTGA
- a CDS encoding M16 family metallopeptidase, producing the protein MPPIKRLPHFAFLALITLAAPAALQAQTAPQSAAQPAPRPVQTAEDPWLYKGSDLVHDDAWKFGRLPNGVRYAVRKNGVPPGQVSVRVRIDAGSLMERDSERGFAHLLEHLSFRGSVHVPDGESKRIWQRLGVTFGSDSNASTTFTATTYKLDLPMATTTGLDESMKILSGMMTGPAITPAALTAERPVVLAEQREQPGPQVRMQDAQLDLIFAGQPLAQREPIGTVETLNGATAETVQAFHDRWYRPERAVVIVIGDMDPAILEQMVVKHFSDWKGVGPAPETPDFGKPSTGHPVAASIVESAIPPIVMMSTLRPWTVFADTVIFNQKRMIDLVAIRIINRRLETRARTGGTFIAAGADLSDIARSANVTTVQVLPAGEDWEAALRDVRGVIADAQETPPTQAEIDREVAEIEAAFKQRINTAPVEAGAKIAEDLAEAVDINETVTTPEASYDILKGAIEGKFFTPENVLAASKRVFEGTATRALVNIHAPDAKVLTKVTAALSANVTAAGNRKFVGDVSFDALPKLGAPGVVALRQTVLPLVQIDQVTFSNGVKLLMRQDQSETGKVYVRVRFGGGLNALPANRQTPAWAGEPALMASGIGSYGQEELDALTGRRQIGADFSIDDDAFVLSAQTTKDDLSDQLKLFATKLAAPGWDPNPVLRARAGILSGYAGLSASPDAVLSRDLDALLHSNDPRWGIPPRATIDAITPEAFRKFWEPLLASGPIEVSVFGDMDANATVDAVAATFGALAPRPASTAAAPPVKFPAHVAKPVIRTHTGKPDQAAAVIAWPTGGGSAGITESRKLELLAAIMRDRLLDQLRSQAGISYSPTVASQWPVGMASGGKLIALGMVPADKTDYFFKLSREIAADLVAKPVDADELERALTPLKQLLMRQSSGNMFWMRLVEGGTRDPARIEAVNTLGQDIALTTPAEIQALAVKYLRPDKDWTLAIVPEAAKPAKAAKAKK; encoded by the coding sequence ATGCCCCCTATCAAGCGCTTGCCGCATTTCGCCTTCCTTGCCCTCATCACGCTCGCCGCGCCGGCCGCGCTTCAGGCGCAGACCGCGCCCCAAAGCGCCGCCCAGCCGGCGCCGCGCCCGGTCCAGACCGCCGAGGATCCCTGGCTCTACAAGGGCAGCGACCTCGTTCATGACGACGCGTGGAAATTCGGCCGCCTTCCCAATGGCGTGCGCTATGCGGTGCGCAAGAACGGCGTGCCGCCGGGGCAGGTCTCGGTGCGGGTGCGGATCGATGCCGGATCGCTGATGGAGCGAGATAGCGAGCGCGGCTTCGCCCATCTGCTCGAGCATCTGAGCTTTCGCGGATCGGTCCATGTGCCCGACGGCGAATCGAAGCGGATCTGGCAGCGTCTCGGCGTGACCTTCGGATCGGATTCGAACGCCAGCACCACCTTTACCGCGACCACCTACAAGCTCGATCTGCCGATGGCGACGACGACCGGGCTGGACGAGAGCATGAAGATCCTGTCGGGCATGATGACCGGCCCGGCGATCACGCCGGCGGCGCTGACCGCCGAGCGCCCGGTGGTGCTCGCCGAGCAGCGCGAGCAGCCGGGGCCGCAGGTGCGGATGCAGGACGCGCAGCTCGACCTGATCTTCGCCGGCCAGCCGCTCGCCCAGCGCGAGCCGATCGGCACCGTCGAGACGCTGAACGGCGCGACCGCCGAGACCGTCCAGGCGTTCCACGACCGCTGGTATCGTCCCGAGCGGGCGGTGGTGATCGTCATCGGCGACATGGATCCGGCGATCCTCGAACAGATGGTCGTCAAGCATTTCTCGGACTGGAAGGGCGTGGGCCCGGCGCCCGAGACCCCCGATTTCGGCAAGCCGAGCACCGGCCATCCGGTCGCCGCGAGCATCGTCGAATCGGCGATTCCACCGATCGTCATGATGAGCACGCTGCGCCCGTGGACGGTCTTCGCCGACACGGTGATCTTCAACCAGAAGCGGATGATCGACCTAGTCGCGATCCGCATCATCAACCGCCGGCTTGAGACGCGCGCGCGGACCGGCGGGACCTTCATCGCCGCCGGTGCCGATCTTTCGGACATCGCGCGTTCGGCCAATGTCACCACGGTGCAGGTCCTGCCGGCAGGCGAGGACTGGGAAGCGGCGCTGCGCGATGTGCGCGGGGTGATCGCCGACGCGCAGGAAACCCCGCCGACCCAGGCCGAGATCGACCGTGAGGTCGCCGAGATCGAAGCCGCGTTCAAGCAGCGCATCAACACCGCGCCGGTCGAGGCCGGCGCAAAGATCGCCGAGGACCTCGCCGAGGCGGTCGACATCAATGAGACCGTTACGACGCCCGAAGCCAGCTACGACATCCTGAAGGGCGCGATCGAAGGCAAGTTCTTCACGCCCGAGAATGTGCTCGCCGCGTCCAAGCGCGTCTTCGAGGGCACCGCGACCCGCGCGCTGGTCAATATCCACGCGCCCGACGCGAAGGTGCTAACCAAGGTGACGGCGGCGCTATCGGCCAATGTCACGGCGGCCGGCAACCGCAAGTTCGTCGGGGATGTCAGCTTCGACGCGCTGCCCAAGCTCGGCGCCCCGGGCGTGGTGGCGCTGCGCCAGACGGTGCTGCCCCTGGTGCAGATCGATCAGGTCACCTTCTCCAACGGCGTCAAGCTGCTGATGCGGCAGGATCAGTCGGAGACGGGCAAGGTCTATGTCCGCGTCCGCTTCGGTGGCGGGCTCAACGCGCTGCCCGCCAATCGCCAGACCCCGGCCTGGGCCGGCGAACCGGCGCTGATGGCAAGCGGCATCGGCAGCTATGGCCAGGAAGAGCTCGACGCGCTCACCGGGCGACGCCAGATCGGCGCCGATTTCTCGATCGACGACGACGCTTTCGTGCTGAGCGCACAGACCACCAAGGACGATCTGTCCGATCAGCTCAAGCTGTTCGCCACCAAGCTGGCGGCGCCGGGCTGGGATCCCAATCCGGTGCTGCGCGCCCGTGCAGGCATCCTATCGGGCTATGCCGGACTATCGGCTTCGCCGGATGCGGTGTTGTCGCGCGATCTGGACGCGTTGCTCCATTCGAACGATCCGCGCTGGGGTATCCCGCCGCGTGCGACGATCGATGCGATCACTCCCGAAGCGTTCCGCAAATTCTGGGAGCCCTTGCTCGCGAGCGGGCCGATCGAGGTCTCGGTGTTTGGCGACATGGACGCCAACGCCACTGTCGACGCCGTTGCCGCCACCTTTGGCGCGCTCGCGCCGCGTCCGGCGAGCACCGCCGCCGCGCCGCCGGTCAAATTTCCCGCGCATGTCGCCAAGCCGGTGATCCGCACGCATACCGGCAAGCCGGATCAGGCCGCGGCGGTGATCGCCTGGCCGACCGGTGGCGGCAGCGCCGGCATCACCGAGAGCCGCAAGCTCGAACTGCTCGCCGCGATCATGCGCGACCGGCTGCTCGATCAGCTGCGCAGCCAGGCCGGGATCAGCTATTCGCCCACCGTCGCCAGCCAATGGCCGGTCGGCATGGCCTCGGGCGGCAAGCTCATCGCGCTCGGCATGGTGCCGGCCGACAAGACCGATTATTTCTTCAAGCTGTCGCGCGAGATCGCCGCCGATCTCGTCGCCAAGCCGGTCGATGCCGATGAACTCGAGCGCGCGCTGACCCCGCTCAAGCAATTGCTGATGCGCCAGTCGAGCGGCAACATGTTCTGGATGCGGCTGGTCGAGGGCGGCACGCGCGATCCGGCGCGGATCGAGGCGGTCAACACGCTGGGGCAGGACATCGCCCTGACGACGCCTGCGGAAATCCAGGCGCTGGCGGTGAAATATCTCCGCCCCGACAAGGACTGGACGCTGGCGATCGTGCCGGAAGCGGCCAAGCCGGCGAAGGCGGCCAAGGCCAAGAAGTAG
- a CDS encoding AMP-dependent synthetase/ligase: MRKLERFENLVAMFFARAREKGDKPFLWHKTGGAWQPTSWADAARQVASLASAFTALGLKRGDRVMLVSENRPEFCITDLAIMAAGCITVPTYTTNTERDHQHIIENSGACAIVVSNTKLAKTLLPAAIRASSARMIIGIDEVRIGQQGALDFHDWHDLIARHDTPASEAAARADSLLREDTACIIYTSGTGGSPRGVMQHHGAILHNVEGCCSLISEDFGWEDEVFLSFLPLSHAYEHTGGQHFPIGLGAEIYYSEGLEKLASNIEEVRPTIMVVVPRLFEVLRTRIVKQVEKQGKFANYLLDRAVSIGNKAAKGRVPITDVPMNLFLNATLRPKLAKKFGGRIKAMVSGGAPLNPEVGNFFTSLGLTFLQGYGQTESAPVISCNRPKAGLKMDTVGPALEGVEVKIAPDGEILVRGELVMHGYWRNEEETARVLKPDPAEPDKGPWLHTGDIGLIDEKGRIKITDRKKDIIVNDKGDNVAPQKVEGMLTLQNEIVQAMIAGDKRPYMTAVIVPDPEWTQEWCAHSGSKCDFKELAHDPDYKKALGEAVERVNKELSVIERVRKFIIADGPFTIENEQLTPSLKIRRHVLKQAYGERLDALY; this comes from the coding sequence ATGCGCAAGCTCGAACGGTTCGAAAATCTCGTCGCGATGTTTTTCGCGCGCGCCCGTGAGAAGGGCGACAAGCCGTTCCTGTGGCACAAGACCGGCGGCGCCTGGCAGCCGACGAGCTGGGCGGACGCCGCGCGGCAGGTCGCCAGCCTCGCCAGTGCCTTCACCGCATTGGGATTGAAGCGCGGCGACCGCGTCATGCTGGTCAGCGAGAACCGCCCCGAATTCTGCATCACCGATCTCGCGATCATGGCGGCCGGCTGCATCACCGTGCCGACCTACACCACCAACACCGAGCGCGATCACCAGCATATCATCGAGAATTCGGGCGCCTGCGCCATTGTGGTCTCGAACACCAAGCTCGCCAAGACTTTGCTCCCCGCCGCGATCCGCGCTTCCTCGGCGCGGATGATCATCGGCATCGACGAGGTCCGCATCGGCCAGCAGGGCGCGCTCGATTTCCATGACTGGCACGATCTGATCGCCAGGCACGACACCCCGGCGAGCGAAGCCGCGGCGCGCGCGGACAGCCTGCTGCGCGAGGACACCGCCTGCATCATCTACACCAGCGGCACCGGCGGAAGCCCGCGCGGCGTGATGCAGCATCACGGCGCGATCCTGCACAATGTCGAGGGGTGCTGCTCGCTGATCTCGGAGGATTTCGGCTGGGAGGACGAAGTGTTCCTGAGCTTCCTGCCGCTCAGCCACGCCTATGAGCATACCGGCGGCCAGCATTTCCCGATCGGGCTCGGCGCGGAAATCTATTATTCCGAAGGGCTGGAGAAGCTCGCCTCGAACATCGAGGAAGTGCGCCCGACGATCATGGTCGTCGTCCCGCGCCTGTTCGAGGTGCTGCGCACGCGGATCGTCAAGCAAGTCGAGAAGCAGGGCAAGTTCGCCAATTACCTGCTCGATCGCGCCGTTTCGATCGGCAACAAGGCGGCGAAGGGCCGCGTGCCGATCACCGACGTGCCGATGAACCTGTTCCTCAACGCCACGCTGCGGCCCAAGCTCGCAAAGAAGTTCGGCGGGCGGATCAAGGCGATGGTCTCGGGCGGCGCGCCGCTCAATCCCGAGGTCGGCAATTTCTTCACTTCGCTGGGGCTGACTTTCCTCCAGGGCTATGGCCAGACCGAGAGCGCGCCGGTGATCTCGTGCAACCGCCCCAAGGCGGGGCTCAAGATGGACACGGTCGGGCCGGCGCTGGAGGGCGTCGAGGTCAAGATCGCGCCCGATGGCGAGATCCTCGTGCGCGGCGAACTGGTCATGCACGGCTATTGGCGCAACGAGGAGGAGACCGCCCGCGTCCTGAAGCCAGACCCGGCGGAGCCCGACAAAGGCCCCTGGCTCCATACCGGCGATATCGGGCTGATCGACGAGAAGGGCCGGATCAAGATCACCGACCGCAAGAAGGACATCATCGTCAACGACAAGGGCGACAATGTCGCGCCGCAAAAGGTCGAGGGGATGCTGACGCTCCAGAACGAAATCGTTCAGGCGATGATCGCCGGCGACAAGCGGCCCTATATGACCGCGGTGATCGTCCCGGATCCCGAATGGACTCAGGAATGGTGCGCGCACTCGGGCAGCAAGTGCGACTTCAAGGAGCTGGCGCACGATCCCGACTACAAGAAGGCGCTTGGCGAGGCGGTCGAGCGGGTCAACAAGGAGCTGTCTGTGATCGAGCGCGTCCGCAAGTTCATCATCGCCGATGGCCCGTTCACGATCGAGAACGAGCAGCTGACCCCGAGCCTGAAGATCCGCCGGCACGTGCTGAAGCAGGCTTATGGCGAAAGGCTGGACGCGCTTTACTGA
- the ggt gene encoding gamma-glutamyltransferase yields the protein MKKLAMLLIALFLPFAAMAQGVVSAADPRAAAAGAEILRKGGSATDAAIAVMLALNVVEPQSAGIGGGAFIVQYDAGRKRTATIDGREAAPMAADMRWFFGPDGKPLSHADAVPGGRSVGVPGTLRAMAMAHRRAGKLPWAALFEPAIRLARDGFQVSSRLNFALNSYAGHVEASTRALFAGADGKPLAIGATARNPEQADLLERVAKLGPDSFYIGPQAEKLVARVNNAARNPSKMTIGDLAAYDAKDRPALCGSYRKHKICSMGPPSSGGVAVLMILKQLERFDMAALGKDSPVAWHLFAESSRLAYADRDRYVGDPDYVKVPIKGLLDRKYIASRSALISADRSMASVTAGTPRGAPKRISVTPSEVPGTTSLSVADGAGNIAQVTTTIEGSFGSGLSVDGTMLNNELTDFDIVPVKDGYLVANRVEGGKRPRSSMAPSIVYAPNGEVRLAVGAAGGSTIIAQVAKAIMGVIDWNLPAQDAVALGLIYAPGATAFVEKGTEREAMVPALEALGERVQVMPLGLKANAIERVGAGWAGAADPRSEGVVMQQDGSTSTITRVGATPNRPAE from the coding sequence ATGAAAAAGCTCGCCATGCTCCTCATCGCCCTGTTCCTGCCATTCGCGGCCATGGCGCAGGGCGTGGTCAGCGCCGCCGATCCCCGCGCCGCGGCGGCCGGCGCCGAGATACTCCGCAAGGGCGGCAGCGCCACCGACGCGGCGATCGCGGTGATGCTCGCGCTCAACGTCGTCGAGCCGCAAAGCGCCGGGATCGGCGGTGGCGCGTTCATCGTCCAGTACGATGCCGGGCGGAAGCGGACGGCCACCATAGACGGCCGCGAAGCCGCGCCGATGGCCGCGGATATGCGCTGGTTCTTCGGGCCGGACGGCAAGCCGCTCAGCCATGCCGATGCCGTCCCCGGCGGGCGCAGCGTCGGCGTGCCCGGAACGTTGCGGGCGATGGCGATGGCGCATCGCCGCGCCGGCAAGCTGCCCTGGGCCGCCTTGTTCGAACCCGCGATCCGGCTGGCGCGGGACGGTTTCCAAGTCTCGTCGCGCCTCAACTTCGCGCTCAACAGCTATGCCGGCCATGTCGAGGCGAGCACCAGGGCGCTGTTCGCCGGCGCCGACGGCAAGCCGCTCGCGATCGGCGCCACCGCGCGCAACCCCGAACAGGCCGATCTGCTCGAGCGCGTCGCCAAATTGGGGCCGGACAGCTTCTATATCGGGCCGCAGGCCGAGAAGCTCGTCGCCCGCGTCAACAATGCCGCGCGCAACCCTTCGAAAATGACCATCGGCGATCTCGCCGCCTATGATGCCAAGGATCGTCCGGCGCTGTGCGGCAGCTATCGCAAGCACAAGATCTGCTCGATGGGTCCGCCGTCTTCGGGCGGGGTCGCGGTGCTGATGATCCTCAAGCAGCTCGAACGCTTCGACATGGCGGCACTCGGCAAGGATTCGCCCGTCGCCTGGCATCTGTTCGCCGAAAGCTCGCGCCTCGCTTATGCGGATCGCGACCGTTATGTCGGCGATCCCGATTATGTGAAGGTCCCGATCAAGGGGCTGCTCGACAGGAAATATATCGCCAGCCGCTCGGCGCTGATCAGCGCCGACCGGTCGATGGCGAGCGTCACCGCCGGCACGCCCCGAGGGGCGCCCAAGCGGATCAGCGTCACGCCCAGCGAAGTGCCCGGCACCACCTCGCTCTCGGTCGCCGACGGCGCCGGCAACATCGCGCAGGTGACGACCACCATCGAGGGCTCGTTCGGATCGGGGCTGTCGGTCGATGGCACGATGCTCAACAACGAGCTCACCGATTTCGACATCGTGCCGGTCAAGGACGGCTATCTCGTCGCCAACCGCGTCGAGGGGGGCAAGCGCCCGCGTAGTTCGATGGCGCCGTCGATCGTCTATGCGCCGAACGGCGAGGTTCGTCTGGCGGTCGGCGCGGCCGGCGGCTCCACGATCATCGCCCAGGTGGCCAAGGCGATCATGGGGGTGATCGACTGGAATTTGCCGGCGCAGGACGCGGTCGCGCTGGGCCTGATCTACGCGCCGGGCGCGACCGCTTTCGTCGAAAAGGGCACCGAGCGCGAGGCGATGGTCCCGGCGCTTGAGGCGTTGGGCGAGCGCGTCCAGGTCATGCCGCTGGGCCTCAAGGCCAATGCCATCGAGCGGGTCGGCGCTGGCTGGGCCGGCGCCGCCGATCCGCGCAGCGAAGGCGTGGTGATGCAGCAGGACGGCAGCACCAGCACGATCACCCGGGTGGGCGCCACGCCGAACCGCCCGGCGGAGTAA